Proteins co-encoded in one Elusimicrobiota bacterium genomic window:
- the meaB gene encoding methylmalonyl Co-A mutase-associated GTPase MeaB, which yields MLPFELKELILGVISGEAKALSRALSLVERNSDVAATKLLQKIYPYGGNTRIVGITGSTGVGKSSLVFQAAKALRKKGATVGILSIDPSSPVSKGSFLGDRVRMQDLTLDPGVFIRSIPGGTDSVDSLSKKIFSLVHVLEASGKHFIFIETMGSGQDDSLIAKVAQTTVYVTVPSLGDEIQAMKAGIIEMSDMVVINKADNEGTDRAVAWWKNIFSMDVRKSGAWRTPVLSVNSLTGEGVDNLLSMIDGHERHMKDSGEWERRKKESIRTEVRMLLMEKLWQETEARMTEDEIGNLLERKSDPIVYVEKALKKKKRR from the coding sequence ATGTTGCCTTTTGAACTAAAAGAACTTATTTTAGGCGTTATTTCCGGGGAAGCCAAAGCGTTGTCCCGCGCGCTGTCTTTGGTTGAGAGAAATTCCGATGTGGCGGCCACCAAGCTGCTTCAAAAAATTTACCCTTACGGCGGCAATACCCGCATCGTGGGCATTACCGGCTCCACGGGCGTGGGGAAAAGCTCGCTTGTTTTTCAGGCGGCTAAGGCGCTGCGGAAAAAGGGAGCCACGGTCGGCATCTTATCGATCGACCCTTCCAGTCCCGTCAGCAAAGGGTCGTTCCTTGGGGATCGCGTGCGCATGCAGGATTTGACCCTGGACCCCGGCGTTTTTATCCGGTCCATCCCAGGCGGAACGGACAGCGTCGATTCCTTATCCAAGAAAATTTTTTCCTTGGTGCACGTGCTGGAAGCCAGCGGCAAACATTTTATTTTCATCGAGACCATGGGCAGCGGCCAGGACGACAGCCTCATCGCCAAGGTCGCTCAAACCACTGTGTATGTCACTGTGCCATCGCTCGGCGACGAGATCCAGGCCATGAAAGCCGGGATCATTGAAATGTCCGACATGGTGGTCATCAACAAGGCCGATAATGAGGGGACGGACCGGGCCGTGGCCTGGTGGAAGAACATCTTTTCCATGGACGTGCGCAAATCCGGCGCTTGGCGCACGCCGGTTCTTTCGGTCAACTCGTTGACGGGTGAAGGCGTGGACAATCTTCTTTCCATGATCGACGGGCATGAGCGCCACATGAAGGACTCCGGTGAATGGGAACGCCGCAAGAAAGAATCTATACGCACGGAAGTCCGGATGCTGCTGATGGAGAAGCTTTGGCAGGAAACCGAAGCGCGGATGACGGAAGATGAAATCGGCAATCTTTTGGAGCGCAAATCGGATCCCATCGTCTATGTTGAAAAGGCGTTGAAGAAAAAGAAACGGCGTTAG
- a CDS encoding cobalamin B12-binding domain-containing protein, whose protein sequence is MAKILIAKPGLDGHDRGAKVVVRALRDAGFDVIYTGIRQTPEMIAEAAMQEDVDCVGLSLLSGSHMTLFPRIIELFEEKGLREVLLFGGGIIPDEDVPKLKKKGVDKIFGPGTPTQEIVRYLKEKLIKKLRK, encoded by the coding sequence ATGGCTAAAATTTTGATCGCCAAACCCGGCCTCGACGGTCATGACCGTGGGGCTAAAGTGGTTGTCCGCGCTCTTCGTGACGCGGGTTTTGACGTGATTTACACCGGCATCCGCCAAACTCCGGAAATGATCGCCGAAGCCGCGATGCAGGAAGACGTGGATTGCGTAGGATTGTCTCTTTTGTCCGGCAGCCACATGACCCTGTTTCCGCGGATCATCGAATTGTTTGAGGAAAAGGGTTTAAGGGAAGTATTGCTCTTCGGCGGAGGCATTATCCCAGATGAAGACGTTCCTAAACTCAAGAAGAAAGGCGTGGATAAGATTTTTGGCCCCGGCACCCCGACCCAGGAAATTGTCCGTTATTTGAAAGAAAAGCTTATCAAGAAACTGAGGAAATAA
- a CDS encoding GAF domain-containing protein, producing MIDATSLFEVAEEITSSTDLDTVLQKIGLVAKKLLNCEASSIMLFDDGRKNLYFKVATGEKGKAIQKFVVPVGVGVAGWVGQNLSPVIIEDTSKDPRFTGQFDKSSGFVTKSLICVPMFAKGEPLGIVEVLNKKEGLFNDKDKALLTHLAGLAAIAISNARLVETQRNFFAHILEVLALAVESLGPRYVGRPWRSQRLASYIGRRLGMDPKELASLAHASLLYDIGLLAQNNSRYLEMAGLTMPKISANGKAEGVHAVLGEQILSGVELFRGALPMIRHHHENYDGTGHPDRLKGEAVPLGARIIALVDAVEEVRFQLKNAPAQQLKTQLKIEISNLRSTRLDPRVAEAFLAMIEEEEIV from the coding sequence GTGATCGACGCCACCAGTCTTTTTGAAGTCGCCGAAGAGATTACCTCATCGACGGATTTGGATACTGTGCTTCAGAAAATCGGCCTTGTGGCCAAAAAACTTTTAAATTGCGAAGCCAGCTCTATCATGCTTTTTGACGATGGCCGCAAGAATCTTTATTTTAAAGTGGCGACCGGCGAGAAAGGCAAGGCCATCCAAAAATTCGTGGTTCCCGTCGGCGTGGGGGTGGCCGGTTGGGTCGGGCAGAACTTGAGCCCCGTGATCATTGAAGACACGTCCAAGGATCCGCGTTTTACGGGACAATTCGACAAGTCCAGCGGTTTTGTGACCAAGTCGCTGATTTGCGTGCCCATGTTCGCCAAGGGCGAACCGCTGGGTATCGTCGAAGTTCTCAATAAAAAAGAGGGGCTCTTTAACGATAAGGATAAGGCCCTGTTGACGCATTTGGCGGGATTGGCCGCCATCGCGATCTCCAACGCCCGCTTGGTTGAGACTCAAAGGAATTTTTTCGCTCATATCCTGGAGGTGCTGGCGTTGGCTGTGGAGTCGTTGGGGCCGCGCTATGTCGGCCGTCCGTGGCGCTCTCAGCGGTTGGCGTCTTATATCGGCCGGCGCTTAGGCATGGACCCCAAAGAGCTCGCCAGCTTGGCGCACGCCAGCCTTCTTTACGATATCGGGCTGCTGGCTCAAAACAATTCGCGTTATCTTGAGATGGCCGGCCTGACGATGCCAAAAATTTCAGCCAACGGCAAAGCGGAGGGCGTCCATGCCGTGTTGGGAGAGCAGATTTTATCGGGCGTCGAGCTTTTTCGCGGGGCCCTGCCCATGATCCGCCATCATCATGAAAATTATGACGGCACGGGCCACCCCGATCGTTTAAAAGGCGAAGCCGTCCCCTTGGGAGCGCGCATTATTGCTCTTGTCGACGCCGTTGAAGAAGTGCGTTTTCAACTGAAAAATGCCCCCGCCCAGCAGTTAAAGACCCAGCTTAAAATCGAGATTTCAAACCTCAGATCAACCCGCCTCGATCCTCGGGTCGCCGAAGCATTTTTGGCGATGATCGAGGAAGAAGAAATCGTCTGA
- the tadA gene encoding Flp pilus assembly complex ATPase component TadA, which produces MEGLIRKKQLKELLLESGLVDPKKLEIFAAKSKGNVAQLLMFVLKKNVIERQKLLEIVLKGWNAKAVDLSQISIDPDVLKLVPEALQKRHTLLPFMKEEGILLVAMPDPRDLFVADDIQLRTGFQVKSYFAFPDDILAAARRATGGDEKGAKEERESSGSGLGRGPSAIELAAEEFEDEEEIEAEDTASQSEVASEALEKALEAVRDQDMGALGEGIEVAKGDEKADITEVDTAAPEVEKIINIIILAAMREKASDIHIEPFEDPKGKRSKVIVRLRVDGMLRDAKYIKIPWPFRNAIIAKIKIMTKSMNITERRIPQSGRIQVMAKGNPVEFRCEVVPTAYGESCVMRVLDRRSVQVDINSMGFLPDTLEKLLGLLKGIGGKKNFGLVLVCGPTGSGKSTTLYGCLNHINRPDIKILTAENPVEYNLDGIIQVPVNPDLKLSGDKVFDFSAALRSFLRLDPDVIMVGEIRDKETAHIAMEAAMTGHLVFSTLHTNDAPSTIARITEMKIPAYLVASTTKAILAQRLARRLCSECKVESDPKPDEIAVFKEHDVPIPKGTKFYRGKGCDACKGGGFKGRCGIHELLVMDDNIRTLCLKEVAADPLRKAAVASGMRTLIQDGLMKVIQGMTTVKEVLGGAEQKEEDEPKTDAKKKEEEKKEEEKK; this is translated from the coding sequence ATGGAAGGACTGATTCGCAAAAAACAGCTCAAAGAACTTTTATTGGAATCCGGCTTGGTCGATCCAAAAAAGTTGGAAATTTTTGCGGCCAAATCTAAGGGCAACGTGGCGCAGCTGTTAATGTTCGTGTTGAAAAAGAACGTGATCGAGCGCCAAAAACTTCTGGAAATCGTTCTTAAGGGCTGGAACGCCAAGGCCGTGGATTTGTCTCAAATCAGCATCGATCCCGACGTGCTGAAGCTTGTCCCGGAGGCGCTGCAAAAACGCCACACGCTTTTGCCGTTCATGAAGGAAGAAGGAATCTTGTTGGTGGCCATGCCGGACCCGAGGGATCTTTTTGTGGCGGACGATATTCAGTTGCGCACAGGTTTTCAAGTCAAGAGTTATTTCGCTTTTCCGGACGATATTTTGGCTGCGGCCCGGCGCGCGACCGGCGGCGATGAAAAAGGCGCGAAGGAAGAGAGGGAAAGCTCCGGAAGCGGCTTGGGCCGGGGGCCGTCGGCCATTGAGTTGGCCGCCGAAGAATTTGAAGACGAAGAAGAGATTGAGGCTGAGGACACGGCCAGCCAGTCCGAGGTCGCCAGCGAAGCGCTTGAGAAAGCCCTGGAAGCGGTCCGGGATCAGGACATGGGCGCTTTGGGCGAAGGCATTGAGGTCGCCAAAGGCGATGAAAAAGCCGACATCACTGAAGTGGACACCGCCGCCCCTGAAGTCGAGAAAATCATCAATATCATTATTTTGGCGGCTATGCGCGAGAAGGCTTCGGACATCCACATCGAGCCTTTCGAAGATCCTAAGGGCAAACGCAGCAAAGTCATCGTGCGTTTGCGCGTGGACGGCATGCTTAGGGACGCCAAATACATCAAAATTCCCTGGCCTTTTAGAAACGCCATCATCGCCAAGATCAAGATCATGACTAAATCCATGAACATTACCGAGCGGCGCATTCCGCAGTCGGGCCGCATTCAGGTTATGGCTAAAGGCAACCCGGTGGAATTTCGTTGCGAGGTCGTGCCCACGGCTTATGGAGAATCTTGCGTGATGCGCGTATTGGACCGCCGTTCGGTTCAGGTGGATATCAACAGTATGGGTTTTTTGCCCGACACGTTGGAGAAATTGCTGGGGCTTTTAAAGGGCATCGGCGGCAAGAAAAATTTTGGTTTGGTTTTGGTTTGCGGGCCCACGGGTTCCGGTAAATCAACGACGCTGTACGGCTGTTTAAACCATATCAACCGTCCGGATATCAAAATTTTAACCGCCGAAAATCCGGTTGAATACAATCTCGATGGGATTATCCAGGTGCCGGTCAATCCTGATTTGAAGCTTTCAGGCGATAAGGTATTTGATTTTTCCGCGGCCTTGCGTTCATTTTTACGCCTGGATCCGGATGTGATCATGGTGGGCGAAATCCGTGATAAGGAAACGGCTCATATTGCCATGGAAGCGGCCATGACCGGCCACTTGGTTTTTTCGACGCTTCATACCAACGACGCGCCCAGCACCATCGCGCGCATCACGGAGATGAAAATTCCTGCTTACTTGGTGGCCAGCACCACCAAGGCCATTTTGGCTCAACGCCTGGCCCGGCGTCTTTGCTCCGAATGCAAAGTCGAGTCGGACCCGAAGCCCGACGAAATCGCCGTGTTTAAAGAGCACGATGTCCCGATCCCCAAAGGCACAAAGTTTTATCGCGGCAAAGGTTGCGACGCCTGCAAAGGCGGCGGTTTCAAGGGGCGTTGCGGTATTCATGAGCTTTTGGTCATGGATGACAATATTCGCACGTTGTGTTTAAAGGAGGTCGCCGCCGATCCCTTAAGAAAGGCGGCCGTAGCTTCGGGCATGCGCACGTTGATCCAGGACGGCTTGATGAAAGTGATTCAGGGTATGACCACGGTGAAAGAAGTATTGGGCGGCGCCGAGCAAAAAGAAGAAGACGAACCGAAAACCGATGCCAAGAAAAAAGAAGAAGAGAAAAAGGAAGAGGAGAAAAAGTGA
- a CDS encoding methylmalonyl-CoA mutase — translation MNLNISGQQPTVETQNVDPASIREFKTSSGAEIKRVYAPQDTTGEILPLPGERPFTRGLYPEGYRKKLWTMRMYCGYGTAAETNKRFHYLIKHGETGLSLAFDLPTQIGYDPDDPKSRGEVGKVGVSISGLWDFERLFKNIDLENVSLSMTINATAFILYSLYLALARKRGVDVRRLRGTVQNDLLKEYIARGTYIYPSGPSLRITSDLIAYSIEQTPLFYPISVSGYHIREAGATAVDEVAFTLGNALVYLDAMKARGADLKAVLPRISFFFGVHNHFLEEIAKFRAARRIWADLLRARYGIEDDKLGHLRFHAQTCGSTLVRQEPVNNAVRVALQAMAAVLGGCQSLHTNSYDEALAIPTPEAQLLALRTQQILSSETGVVDTVDPVGGSYAVERMTGEIVRSVEGRLAEIERLGDMLKAVETGFVEQAIAESSYRRQVEIESGKALVVGVNILRGEQRVPDKIFRVRPLLERESIREVQRQRKKRNQSQARRALDRLARAAAGDENIVAATIEAVEANATLGEIAHALRGVFGTHRNG, via the coding sequence TTGAATTTGAACATTAGCGGACAACAGCCGACGGTTGAGACGCAGAACGTTGATCCGGCGTCGATCCGAGAGTTTAAAACCTCAAGCGGCGCCGAGATTAAGCGTGTTTATGCGCCTCAGGACACCACCGGAGAAATCCTGCCGTTGCCCGGCGAGCGTCCTTTTACCAGAGGCCTTTATCCGGAAGGCTATCGAAAAAAGCTTTGGACCATGCGCATGTATTGCGGTTACGGCACTGCGGCCGAGACCAACAAGCGTTTTCATTACCTGATTAAACACGGAGAAACCGGGCTTTCCTTGGCGTTTGATTTGCCGACGCAGATCGGCTACGACCCCGACGATCCTAAAAGCAGGGGGGAAGTGGGAAAAGTGGGCGTGAGCATTTCCGGGCTTTGGGATTTTGAGCGGCTTTTTAAAAACATCGACCTGGAGAACGTGTCTTTATCCATGACCATCAACGCCACGGCTTTTATTCTTTATTCCCTTTATTTGGCGTTGGCCAGAAAACGCGGCGTTGACGTAAGGCGTTTGCGCGGCACGGTGCAAAACGATTTGCTCAAGGAATATATTGCCAGGGGCACCTATATTTACCCATCGGGCCCGAGCCTTCGGATCACTTCGGATTTGATCGCTTATTCGATCGAACAGACGCCGTTGTTCTATCCGATTTCCGTCTCCGGCTATCACATTCGCGAAGCGGGCGCGACGGCGGTTGATGAGGTTGCGTTTACCTTGGGCAACGCCTTGGTTTACCTTGACGCGATGAAGGCGCGCGGCGCGGATTTGAAGGCCGTCCTGCCTCGCATCAGTTTTTTCTTCGGGGTGCACAATCATTTCTTGGAAGAAATCGCCAAGTTTCGGGCGGCCCGGCGCATTTGGGCCGATTTGCTGCGCGCCCGTTATGGAATCGAAGACGACAAACTGGGGCATTTGCGTTTTCATGCGCAGACCTGCGGATCAACCTTGGTTCGCCAGGAACCGGTCAACAATGCGGTCCGCGTCGCTTTGCAAGCCATGGCCGCGGTCTTGGGCGGCTGCCAGAGTTTGCATACCAACTCCTATGATGAGGCGTTGGCCATCCCGACGCCGGAGGCCCAGCTTTTGGCCTTAAGAACCCAGCAAATCTTATCATCCGAAACCGGGGTCGTGGACACCGTCGACCCGGTCGGCGGGTCTTACGCCGTCGAACGCATGACCGGCGAGATCGTCCGGTCCGTTGAGGGGCGCTTGGCGGAAATCGAGCGTTTAGGAGACATGCTGAAAGCCGTTGAAACGGGGTTTGTCGAGCAGGCGATCGCCGAATCCAGTTATCGCCGGCAGGTGGAAATTGAGTCTGGAAAAGCGCTCGTGGTGGGGGTAAATATATTAAGAGGGGAGCAACGAGTCCCGGATAAAATTTTCCGGGTCCGTCCCCTTCTGGAGAGGGAGAGCATTCGTGAAGTTCAACGACAACGTAAAAAACGCAATCAAAGCCAAGCCCGCCGGGCGTTGGATCGCTTGGCCCGCGCCGCGGCCGGGGACGAAAACATCGTGGCCGCAACGATTGAAGCCGTCGAGGCGAACGCGACGCTGGGCGAGATCGCTCACGCCCTGCGCGGCGTGTTCGGCACCCATCGCAACGGCTGA
- a CDS encoding DUF192 domain-containing protein, with the protein MALVNLTRGTVVARRVRSADTFFKRIAGLLAGPPLGSEEALVIPSVCPQVHTFFMRYAIDCVFLNRDNRVVGVETLVPWRFSGVYPRADRVVELTQGALRRSQTAMGDKLEFEH; encoded by the coding sequence GTGGCCTTGGTCAATTTAACCAGGGGGACCGTGGTGGCCCGGCGCGTGCGTTCGGCTGATACTTTTTTTAAAAGAATCGCCGGTCTGTTGGCCGGTCCGCCGCTCGGCTCGGAAGAGGCCTTGGTCATCCCCTCGGTTTGCCCCCAGGTGCACACGTTTTTTATGAGGTATGCCATTGATTGCGTATTTTTAAACCGGGATAACAGGGTCGTGGGCGTGGAGACGTTGGTTCCGTGGCGGTTTTCCGGCGTTTATCCGCGCGCCGACCGCGTTGTGGAATTGACTCAAGGCGCGTTGCGGCGCAGTCAAACGGCCATGGGAGACAAGCTTGAATTTGAACATTAG
- a CDS encoding S8 family serine peptidase, translating into MRRMLFRGIVLAATLSLAPGFTGLVLAQNAAHDLESMGVPPTYRGVPLYRSGGTVFPMGRYLHDYLKRHGRLSIGELDLEELLWSLQSGIVRDLVDAENLSSTGDQILDALKRRGDSGQQRIEFAAGRVPAEQRIDAVARRLGALFEGSDQAEHRQARMALRTITAPEKGVTVRGLPELWSAVPRAFGRFGGLAVDVDEIRRNLMLHYPFGETLLELRAPEIFWSRGIQGRGIKVGIIDSNFSMEDEEISGAVLHGSSGVWNAHAGDHGNQMARTVRAFAPGAELRLYDAQAMFNPASTAAQADEAILAALERAAEDRVDILLMSFTGPLRLSMFENIVPALARLAANGTLLLTANGNEPADEQEYFSSGQPLPNIFKFALSVGALEPNGRPARTGTRGPIIFPSQNGEMEFFYKPDILAPHALFVCRQDNVSCGTAQGTSFANAVTAGVSALLLSQARAGGLLSMTGSELAPILKETASPIPNVYVADQGRGRLNPDAAFEKINELRARRLMERAVPDSARGLWRRSPSPRLLIPLINRL; encoded by the coding sequence ATGAGGCGTATGTTGTTCAGGGGCATTGTTTTAGCGGCGACTCTATCATTGGCGCCCGGCTTCACCGGCCTTGTTTTGGCTCAGAATGCCGCCCATGATTTGGAATCGATGGGCGTGCCGCCGACTTATCGCGGTGTTCCTCTCTACCGTTCCGGCGGGACGGTTTTTCCCATGGGGCGCTATCTTCATGATTACCTCAAGCGTCACGGACGCTTATCCATCGGGGAATTGGATTTAGAGGAGCTTTTATGGAGCCTGCAGTCCGGCATTGTGCGGGATTTGGTCGATGCGGAGAATTTATCATCGACGGGCGATCAAATTTTAGATGCCCTCAAGCGTCGCGGCGACAGCGGCCAACAAAGGATCGAGTTTGCCGCCGGCCGGGTGCCTGCCGAGCAGCGCATCGACGCGGTAGCGCGCCGCCTGGGCGCTCTTTTCGAGGGCTCCGATCAAGCCGAGCATCGCCAAGCCCGCATGGCTTTGCGCACGATCACGGCGCCCGAAAAAGGCGTGACGGTTCGCGGATTGCCGGAGCTGTGGTCGGCCGTCCCTCGCGCATTCGGCCGTTTCGGCGGCTTGGCCGTTGACGTTGATGAAATCCGGCGCAATTTGATGCTTCATTATCCATTCGGCGAGACCTTGTTGGAATTGCGCGCCCCTGAGATTTTTTGGTCGCGCGGCATCCAGGGCCGGGGCATTAAAGTCGGCATTATCGATTCCAATTTTTCGATGGAAGACGAGGAAATCAGCGGCGCGGTTCTTCACGGTTCGAGCGGCGTTTGGAATGCGCACGCCGGCGATCACGGCAATCAAATGGCGCGCACGGTGCGCGCTTTCGCGCCTGGAGCCGAGTTGCGCCTTTACGACGCCCAGGCCATGTTTAACCCGGCTTCAACCGCGGCTCAAGCGGACGAAGCCATCCTTGCGGCGTTGGAGCGGGCGGCCGAGGACCGCGTTGATATTTTGTTGATGAGTTTTACCGGGCCTTTGCGATTGTCCATGTTTGAAAACATCGTGCCCGCCTTAGCCCGGCTGGCGGCCAATGGGACGTTGTTGTTGACCGCCAACGGCAATGAACCGGCGGATGAGCAGGAGTATTTTTCTTCCGGCCAGCCCCTCCCCAATATTTTTAAGTTCGCTTTAAGCGTCGGAGCTCTGGAACCCAACGGCCGTCCGGCCAGAACAGGCACGCGCGGCCCGATCATTTTTCCTTCGCAAAACGGGGAGATGGAATTTTTTTACAAACCGGATATCTTGGCCCCCCATGCCTTGTTTGTCTGCCGGCAGGATAATGTTTCTTGCGGCACGGCGCAGGGAACGTCGTTCGCCAACGCGGTAACGGCCGGGGTTTCGGCGTTGCTGTTGTCTCAGGCCAGAGCCGGCGGCTTGTTATCGATGACAGGTTCCGAATTGGCGCCGATTTTAAAGGAAACGGCATCGCCCATTCCCAATGTCTACGTTGCCGATCAAGGTCGCGGCCGCTTGAATCCCGATGCCGCGTTCGAAAAAATCAATGAATTGCGCGCCCGGCGCCTCATGGAGCGCGCCGTGCCTGATTCGGCCAGGGGTTTATGGCGGCGGTCCCCTTCCCCCCGCCTGCTGATTCCGTTGATCAATCGCCTCTAG
- a CDS encoding aldehyde dehydrogenase family protein: MPATAARKDSVGLKNVLEGASKARRDPSAFNFINGRWQGSKSGETVANINPATGAVLGHWPVSTKNELDAAVAAAKKAFESWRLVPAPKRGEYLLRVHNLFLERKDVLARVMTQEMGKVLKETKGDVQEAVDVALYFASEGRRLFGHTSTSELENKFAMAVRIPVGVCGVISPWNFPMAIPAWKIIPALLCGNTVVFKPATDTPATATLFVEILEEAGLPPGVVNLIHGSGSGVGRWLVEHEDVRLISFTGSSDVGSRVAEGCAKTFKKVCLEMGGKNAQLVLDDANLDLAVDGALWGAFGTTGQRCTATSRLIVQEGIYKKFLDRLLERAANLRLGDGLNESTDVGPLVNADQLKTVEHYVAVGLKEDKAKLLSGGRRAAKGDLAKGYFHEPTIFEGTPGMRIAEEEIFGPVLTVLKVKNFDEGLKVLNATKYGLSGSVYTQDVNRVMRAIRDMETGITYINAPTIGAEAHMPFGGVKQTGNGHREVSWAALEVFTDWKAVYVDYSGRLQRAQIDTEG; the protein is encoded by the coding sequence ATGCCCGCAACCGCAGCCAGAAAAGACTCTGTCGGCTTAAAAAACGTTTTGGAGGGAGCGTCCAAAGCGCGCCGCGATCCTTCGGCCTTTAATTTTATTAACGGCCGTTGGCAAGGATCCAAGAGCGGCGAAACCGTCGCCAACATTAACCCCGCCACGGGCGCGGTGTTGGGTCATTGGCCGGTTTCCACGAAGAATGAGCTCGATGCCGCCGTCGCCGCCGCTAAAAAAGCGTTCGAGTCTTGGCGTTTGGTCCCTGCGCCCAAGCGCGGCGAATATTTACTGCGCGTGCATAATCTTTTTTTAGAGCGCAAAGACGTTTTAGCCCGGGTCATGACTCAGGAAATGGGCAAGGTTCTTAAGGAAACCAAGGGCGATGTCCAGGAAGCCGTCGACGTGGCGCTGTATTTCGCGAGCGAAGGGCGCCGTTTATTCGGCCATACGTCGACCAGCGAATTGGAAAATAAATTCGCCATGGCCGTGCGCATTCCGGTCGGCGTCTGCGGCGTTATTTCGCCCTGGAATTTTCCCATGGCCATCCCCGCCTGGAAAATCATCCCCGCGCTTTTATGCGGCAATACCGTTGTTTTTAAGCCGGCCACGGATACGCCGGCGACCGCGACATTGTTCGTGGAAATATTAGAGGAAGCGGGCCTGCCTCCCGGCGTGGTTAATTTGATCCACGGCTCGGGTTCCGGGGTGGGCCGCTGGCTTGTGGAGCATGAGGATGTGCGCCTGATATCGTTCACCGGCTCCTCCGACGTGGGCAGCCGCGTGGCTGAAGGCTGCGCCAAAACATTCAAAAAAGTGTGTTTGGAAATGGGCGGGAAAAACGCCCAATTGGTGCTTGATGACGCGAATTTGGACTTGGCCGTCGACGGCGCCCTTTGGGGAGCTTTCGGCACCACCGGGCAGCGCTGCACCGCGACCAGCCGTCTGATTGTTCAGGAGGGGATTTATAAAAAATTTCTTGATCGTTTGCTGGAGCGCGCCGCCAATCTTAGGCTGGGGGACGGTTTAAATGAGTCCACGGACGTCGGACCCTTGGTCAACGCCGATCAATTGAAGACCGTGGAACACTATGTCGCCGTCGGATTAAAAGAAGACAAGGCGAAACTGTTGTCCGGCGGCCGGCGCGCCGCCAAAGGCGATTTGGCCAAGGGCTATTTTCACGAGCCCACGATTTTTGAGGGCACGCCAGGGATGCGGATCGCTGAGGAGGAAATTTTTGGCCCGGTGTTGACCGTTCTTAAGGTGAAAAATTTTGACGAGGGCCTGAAGGTTTTAAATGCGACGAAATACGGCCTTTCGGGATCGGTTTACACTCAAGACGTCAACCGTGTCATGCGCGCCATCCGCGACATGGAAACCGGCATTACTTATATTAATGCCCCCACGATCGGCGCCGAGGCGCATATGCCGTTCGGCGGCGTTAAGCAAACCGGCAATGGCCATCGCGAAGTTTCTTGGGCGGCGTTGGAAGTGTTCACCGACTGGAAAGCCGTGTACGTCGATTATTCCGGCCGCCTGCAGCGGGCGCAAATCGATACCGAGGGATAA